Proteins found in one Amycolatopsis aidingensis genomic segment:
- a CDS encoding prolyl oligopeptidase family serine peptidase, which produces MPMISPYGTWSSPISAAVVAEAGGAPQWLGVVDGELWWAESRPAEGGRVTLVRSDGDLDGGEVEQLLPAPWNVRNRVHEYGGRPWMAIGDAVAFTHWDDQRVYALDRAEGSVRPITPEPEVPQGIRYADLRPGRAGEIWAVRETSTGPRRTDIARDLVSLTLDGRPPRVLAATHHFLTAPQLSPDGRHAAWLGWDHPAMPWDGTELCVAEVGPDGAFGRHRVLAGGREIAVCQLEWETPDTLLALLDPDGWWNLHRIGLEGTAGNLAPVAEELGGPLWKLGLQWFAPLGGGRHAVLRSGRLAVLDERGGTVTDVAGARRRPAWSANLVPFAGGVAGIAAGPQQEGTVVVADLGADTLTELGETAGRELTGTLVEQGYLPVPEEREFTTAEGERVPAYLYHPTSPEHTGPDGELPPYLIHVHGGPTGRNFPVLDLDFAFFTSRGIGVAAVNYGGSTGYGRRYRERLRQQWGVVDVADCAAVAEALVAEGVADPDRLAVRGGSAGGFTSAASMTPAPPATACYRAGTIKFPILDLTSWTGEGGETHDFESRYLDSLIGPLPETADRYRARSPLHRTDSLAGPVLFLQGLDDEICPPEQADRFVAALEGSGIPHGYLTFAGEQHGFRKAETIIAALEAELSFYGQVFGFTPPGIPVVDLRR; this is translated from the coding sequence ATGCCGATGATCTCTCCCTACGGGACCTGGAGCTCACCGATCAGCGCGGCCGTCGTCGCCGAGGCAGGCGGGGCACCGCAGTGGCTCGGCGTGGTCGACGGTGAGCTGTGGTGGGCCGAGTCACGACCGGCCGAAGGTGGCAGGGTGACCCTCGTCCGTTCGGACGGCGACCTCGATGGCGGCGAGGTCGAGCAGCTGCTGCCCGCACCGTGGAACGTGCGCAACCGGGTGCACGAGTACGGCGGCCGCCCCTGGATGGCCATCGGGGACGCCGTGGCCTTCACGCACTGGGACGACCAGCGGGTATACGCGCTGGACCGCGCCGAGGGGTCGGTACGGCCGATCACCCCGGAGCCGGAGGTGCCCCAGGGCATCCGCTACGCCGACCTGCGCCCCGGCCGGGCGGGAGAGATCTGGGCCGTACGCGAGACCAGCACCGGGCCGCGCCGTACCGACATCGCCCGCGACCTGGTGTCGCTCACCCTGGACGGGCGGCCACCGCGGGTACTGGCCGCCACCCACCACTTCCTCACCGCACCGCAGCTGTCCCCGGACGGCAGGCACGCTGCCTGGCTCGGCTGGGACCACCCCGCCATGCCATGGGACGGGACCGAGCTGTGCGTGGCCGAGGTCGGCCCGGACGGTGCGTTCGGCCGCCACCGGGTGCTCGCCGGGGGCCGGGAGATCGCGGTCTGCCAGCTGGAGTGGGAGACCCCGGACACCCTGCTGGCGCTGCTCGACCCGGACGGCTGGTGGAACCTGCACCGGATCGGCCTGGAGGGCACCGCCGGCAACCTCGCCCCGGTAGCCGAGGAACTCGGTGGCCCGTTGTGGAAGCTCGGCCTGCAATGGTTCGCACCGCTCGGCGGCGGGCGGCACGCCGTGCTGCGCTCGGGCAGGCTCGCCGTCCTTGACGAGCGCGGCGGCACGGTCACCGACGTGGCCGGAGCCCGCCGACGGCCGGCCTGGTCCGCCAACCTGGTGCCGTTCGCGGGCGGGGTCGCCGGGATCGCGGCCGGGCCCCAGCAGGAGGGCACGGTGGTCGTTGCCGACCTCGGGGCAGACACCCTGACCGAACTCGGCGAGACCGCGGGCAGGGAGCTCACCGGCACCCTCGTCGAGCAGGGCTACCTGCCGGTGCCGGAGGAACGGGAGTTCACCACCGCCGAAGGGGAGCGGGTTCCCGCCTACCTCTACCACCCGACCAGCCCGGAGCACACCGGTCCCGATGGTGAGCTGCCGCCCTATCTCATCCACGTGCATGGCGGGCCGACCGGCCGCAACTTCCCGGTGCTCGATCTCGACTTCGCGTTCTTCACCAGCCGCGGCATCGGGGTGGCCGCGGTGAACTACGGCGGCTCCACCGGGTACGGCAGGCGCTACCGGGAACGGCTGCGCCAGCAGTGGGGCGTGGTGGACGTCGCCGACTGCGCCGCCGTCGCCGAGGCACTGGTGGCCGAGGGCGTGGCCGACCCGGACCGGCTGGCCGTGCGCGGCGGGAGCGCGGGCGGGTTCACCTCGGCCGCCTCGATGACTCCGGCCCCACCGGCGACCGCCTGCTACCGCGCCGGCACCATCAAGTTCCCCATCCTCGACCTGACCAGCTGGACCGGCGAGGGCGGCGAGACCCACGACTTCGAGTCCCGGTACCTGGACAGCCTGATCGGGCCGCTTCCGGAGACCGCCGATCGCTACCGTGCGCGGTCCCCGCTGCACCGGACGGACTCCCTGGCCGGGCCGGTGCTGTTCCTGCAGGGCCTTGACGACGAGATCTGCCCGCCGGAGCAGGCCGACCGGTTCGTCGCCGCGCTGGAGGGCAGCGGTATCCCCCACGGCTACCTGACCTTCGCGGGCGAGCAGCACGGCTTCCGCAAGGCGGAGACCATCATCGCCGCGCTGGAGGCCGAACTGTCCTTCTACGGCCAGGTGTTCGGCTTCACCCCGCCCGGCATCCCGGTCGTGGATCTGCGCCGGTGA